In the genome of Mycobacterium kansasii ATCC 12478, one region contains:
- the gatB gene encoding Asp-tRNA(Asn)/Glu-tRNA(Gln) amidotransferase subunit GatB produces the protein MTAAARASGADLLDFDDVVARFDPVLGLEVHVELSTATKMFCGCATAFGAEPNTQVCPVCLGLPGSLPVLNRAAVESAIRIGLALNCEIVPWCRFARKNYFYPDMPKNYQISQYDEPIAVNGYLEAPLEDGTTWRVEIERAHMEEDTGKLTHIGSETGRIHGATTSLIDYNRAGVPLIEIVTKPIEGAGERAPQVARAYVTALRDLLRALDVSDVRMDQGSMRCDANVSLKPRGTTEFGTRTETKNVNSLKSVEVAVRYEMQRQAAILVGGGQIIQETRHFHEAGYTSPGRTKETAQDYRYFPEPDLEPVAPSRELVEELRQTIPELPWLTRKRIQQEWGVSDEVMRDLVNAGAVELVAETVKHGASSKEARSWWGNFLVQKANEAGIGLDELAITPAQVAAVVRLVEGGKLSNKLAREVVAGVLAGEGEPEQVMTARGLELVRDDSLTQAAVDEALAANPDVAEKIRGGKVAAAGAIVGAVMKATRGQADAARVRELVLAACGQG, from the coding sequence ATGACTGCTGCCGCCCGGGCTTCAGGGGCTGACCTGCTGGACTTCGACGACGTCGTCGCCCGCTTCGATCCGGTTCTCGGACTGGAGGTTCACGTCGAGTTGTCCACCGCGACCAAGATGTTCTGCGGCTGCGCCACGGCGTTCGGTGCCGAGCCGAATACCCAGGTATGCCCGGTGTGTCTGGGGCTGCCCGGTTCGCTGCCCGTGCTCAACCGGGCCGCGGTCGAGTCGGCGATCCGCATCGGCTTGGCGCTGAACTGCGAGATCGTTCCCTGGTGCCGCTTCGCCCGGAAAAACTACTTCTACCCGGACATGCCGAAGAATTACCAGATTTCGCAGTATGACGAGCCGATCGCCGTCAACGGCTACCTCGAAGCGCCGCTGGAAGACGGCACCACCTGGCGAGTCGAGATCGAACGTGCTCACATGGAGGAAGACACCGGCAAGCTGACCCACATCGGCAGCGAGACGGGCCGCATCCACGGAGCGACGACGTCGCTCATCGACTACAACCGTGCCGGCGTGCCGCTGATCGAGATCGTGACCAAACCCATTGAGGGAGCCGGAGAACGTGCGCCGCAGGTCGCCCGCGCCTATGTGACCGCTTTGCGAGACCTGTTGCGGGCGTTGGACGTATCCGACGTGCGAATGGACCAGGGGTCGATGCGCTGCGACGCCAATGTGTCGCTAAAGCCCAGGGGTACAACCGAATTCGGTACCCGAACCGAAACAAAGAACGTCAACTCGCTCAAAAGCGTCGAGGTCGCGGTGCGCTACGAGATGCAGCGTCAGGCCGCCATCTTGGTGGGCGGCGGTCAGATCATCCAGGAAACCAGGCACTTCCACGAGGCCGGCTACACCAGCCCGGGCCGCACCAAGGAGACCGCACAGGACTATCGGTATTTCCCCGAGCCCGATCTGGAGCCCGTCGCGCCCAGCCGGGAACTGGTCGAAGAACTGCGCCAAACCATTCCCGAGTTACCGTGGTTGACCCGCAAGCGGATTCAGCAAGAATGGGGGGTTTCCGACGAGGTGATGCGCGACCTGGTGAACGCCGGCGCGGTCGAACTGGTCGCCGAGACGGTCAAGCACGGAGCCTCCAGCAAGGAGGCGCGCTCGTGGTGGGGGAACTTCCTGGTGCAGAAGGCCAACGAGGCCGGTATCGGGCTGGACGAGCTGGCCATCACGCCTGCCCAGGTCGCGGCCGTCGTGCGGTTGGTCGAGGGCGGCAAGCTGTCCAACAAGCTCGCCCGCGAGGTCGTGGCAGGTGTGCTGGCCGGAGAAGGCGAACCCGAGCAGGTGATGACCGCCCGCGGCTTGGAGCTGGTCCGCGACGACTCGCTGACCCAGGCCGCGGTCGACGAGGCACTGGCCGCCAATCCCGATGTGGCCGAGAAGATTCGGGGCGGCAAGGTGGCTGCGGCGGGTGCGATCGTCGGCGCGGTGATGAAGGCCACCCGCGGGCAGGCCGACGCGGCCCGGGTGCGCGAGTTGGTGTTGGCGGCCTGCGGTCAGGGTTAG
- the ligA gene encoding NAD-dependent DNA ligase LigA, protein MSSPEADTTPPPVLHQWQDLAEQVREHQFRYYVRDAPIITDAEFDELLRRLEVLEEQYPELRTPDSPTQLVGGAGFATEFEPVEHLERMLSLDNAFSAAELAAWAARVHAEVGDAASYLTELKIDGVALSLVYQQGRLTRASTRGDGRTGEDVTLNARTIDDVPERLSPSDDYPVPEVLEVRGEVFFRVADFQALNASLVEEGKAPFANPRNSAAGSLRQKDPAVTARRRLRMICHGLGHTQGFRPASLHQAYLALRAWGLPVSEHTTLVNDMAGVQERIDYWGEHRHEVDHEIDGVVIKVDEVALQRRLGSTSRAPRWAIAYKYPPEEAQTKLLDIRVNVGRTGRVTPFAFMTPVKVAGSTVAQATLHNASEVKRKGVLIGDTVVIRKAGDVIPEVLGPVVDLRDGSEREFVMPTTCPECGTVLAPEKEGDADIRCPNSQRCPAQLRERVFHVASRSALDIEVLGYEAAVALLQAGVIASEGDLFALTEDDLLRTELFRTKAGGLSANGKRLLANLDKAKAAPLWRVLVALSIRHVGPTAARALATEFGTLEAIANASTEQLAAVEGVGPTIAAAVSEWFTVDWHREIVDKWRAAGVRMADERDESVPRTLAGLTVVVTGSLAGFSRDEAKEAIVARGGKAAGSVSKKTSYVVAGDSPGSKYDKAVELGVPILDEDGFRELLAQGPADPEAVRE, encoded by the coding sequence GTGAGTTCGCCCGAAGCCGACACCACACCGCCCCCAGTGTTGCATCAGTGGCAGGACCTGGCGGAGCAGGTGCGCGAACACCAGTTCCGCTACTACGTGCGCGACGCGCCGATCATCACCGACGCCGAATTCGACGAGCTGCTGCGCCGGCTGGAAGTGCTCGAGGAACAGTATCCCGAGCTGCGTACGCCCGATTCGCCCACTCAGCTGGTCGGGGGTGCGGGTTTTGCCACGGAGTTCGAGCCGGTCGAGCACCTGGAGCGGATGCTCAGCCTCGACAATGCCTTCAGCGCAGCGGAACTCGCCGCGTGGGCAGCGCGGGTTCATGCCGAGGTCGGCGATGCTGCCAGCTACCTCACCGAGCTCAAGATCGACGGCGTGGCACTGTCGCTGGTCTACCAGCAGGGCCGGTTGACCCGTGCGTCCACTCGAGGTGACGGGCGCACCGGAGAGGACGTCACGCTCAACGCCCGCACCATCGACGACGTCCCCGAACGGCTCAGCCCCAGCGACGACTACCCGGTCCCCGAGGTGCTCGAAGTCCGCGGCGAGGTGTTCTTCCGGGTCGCTGATTTCCAGGCGCTCAACGCCAGCCTCGTCGAGGAGGGCAAAGCGCCGTTCGCCAATCCCCGCAACAGTGCGGCGGGTTCGCTGCGCCAGAAGGACCCGGCGGTCACGGCGCGGCGGCGGCTGCGGATGATCTGTCATGGGCTGGGCCATACCCAGGGTTTTCGCCCGGCCAGCCTGCACCAGGCATACCTGGCGCTGCGCGCCTGGGGGTTGCCGGTCTCCGAGCACACCACCCTGGTCAACGACATGGCCGGCGTGCAGGAGCGCATCGACTACTGGGGCGAGCATCGCCACGAGGTGGACCACGAAATCGACGGCGTGGTAATCAAAGTCGACGAGGTGGCACTGCAGCGCAGGCTGGGCTCCACGTCGCGGGCGCCGCGCTGGGCGATCGCCTACAAGTATCCGCCGGAGGAGGCGCAGACCAAGCTGCTCGACATCCGGGTCAACGTCGGGCGCACCGGGCGGGTCACGCCGTTCGCGTTCATGACGCCGGTGAAGGTCGCCGGGTCGACGGTCGCGCAGGCCACGTTGCACAACGCCTCGGAGGTCAAACGCAAAGGTGTGCTCATCGGCGACACGGTGGTGATCCGCAAAGCCGGCGACGTGATCCCCGAGGTGCTGGGACCCGTGGTCGACCTGCGCGACGGGTCCGAACGCGAATTCGTCATGCCCACAACATGTCCCGAGTGCGGTACCGTGCTGGCGCCGGAGAAGGAAGGCGACGCCGACATCCGCTGCCCCAACTCCCAGCGCTGCCCTGCGCAACTGCGGGAGCGGGTGTTCCATGTAGCCAGCCGCAGTGCCCTGGATATCGAGGTGCTGGGCTACGAGGCGGCCGTGGCGCTGTTGCAAGCCGGAGTGATTGCCAGCGAGGGCGACCTGTTCGCCCTCACCGAAGACGACCTGCTGCGCACCGAGCTGTTCCGCACCAAGGCCGGTGGGCTCTCGGCCAACGGCAAACGGCTACTGGCCAATCTCGACAAGGCCAAGGCGGCACCGCTGTGGCGGGTGCTGGTGGCGCTGTCCATCCGCCATGTCGGGCCGACGGCTGCCCGTGCGCTGGCCACCGAATTCGGCACTCTGGAAGCCATCGCCAACGCGTCCACCGAGCAGCTGGCCGCCGTCGAGGGGGTCGGCCCGACCATCGCCGCCGCGGTTTCGGAATGGTTCACCGTCGACTGGCATCGCGAGATCGTCGACAAGTGGCGGGCTGCCGGGGTGCGGATGGCCGACGAACGCGACGAAAGCGTGCCGCGCACGCTGGCCGGCTTGACAGTCGTGGTCACCGGTTCGCTGGCCGGCTTTTCCCGGGACGAGGCCAAGGAGGCGATCGTTGCCCGCGGCGGCAAGGCCGCCGGCTCGGTGTCGAAAAAAACGTCGTATGTCGTCGCCGGAGATTCCCCCGGATCGAAATACGACAAGGCGGTGGAGCTCGGGGTGCCGATCCTCGACGAGGACGGCTTTCGCGAACTGTTAGCGCAGGGCCCCGCCGACCCCGAAGCTGTACGGGAGTGA
- a CDS encoding ATP-dependent 6-phosphofructokinase: MRIGLLTGGGDCPGLNAVIRAVVRTCDARYGSSVVGFQDGWRGLLENRRMQLRNDDRNDRLLAKGGTMLGTARVHPDKLRAGLNQIMQTLDDNGIDVLIPIGGEGTLTAAHWLSEENVPVVGVPKTIDNDIDCTDVTFGHDTALTVATEAIDRLHSTAESHQRVMLVEVMGRHAGWIALNSGLASGAHMTLIPEQPFDVEEVCRLVKQRFQRGDSHFICVVAEGAKPVAGSIQLREGGIDEFGHERFTGVAAQLGAEVEKRINKDVRVTVLGHVQRGGTPTAYDRVLATRFGVNAADAAHAGEYGQMVSLRGQDIGRVALADAVRQLKLVPQSRYDDAAAFFG; this comes from the coding sequence ATGCGGATTGGACTTCTCACCGGAGGCGGCGACTGCCCCGGCCTCAACGCCGTCATCCGGGCCGTGGTGCGCACCTGCGATGCCCGGTACGGCTCGTCGGTGGTCGGATTCCAGGACGGGTGGCGCGGGCTGCTGGAAAACCGGCGCATGCAGCTGCGCAACGACGACCGGAACGACCGGCTGCTGGCCAAGGGCGGAACGATGCTGGGCACCGCGCGCGTGCACCCGGACAAACTGCGCGCCGGCCTGAACCAGATCATGCAGACCCTGGACGACAACGGTATCGACGTGCTGATCCCGATCGGTGGGGAAGGCACATTGACCGCGGCGCACTGGCTGTCGGAGGAGAACGTTCCGGTCGTCGGTGTGCCGAAGACCATCGACAACGACATCGACTGCACCGACGTGACTTTCGGGCACGACACGGCGTTGACGGTGGCGACTGAGGCGATCGACCGCCTGCACAGCACCGCCGAATCCCATCAGCGGGTGATGCTGGTGGAGGTGATGGGCCGTCATGCCGGCTGGATCGCGCTGAACTCCGGTCTGGCCTCCGGCGCTCACATGACGCTGATCCCCGAACAGCCCTTCGACGTCGAGGAGGTGTGCCGGCTGGTCAAACAGCGCTTCCAGCGCGGCGACTCGCACTTCATCTGTGTGGTCGCCGAGGGCGCCAAACCCGTCGCCGGCTCCATTCAGTTACGCGAAGGCGGGATTGACGAGTTCGGCCATGAGCGTTTCACCGGGGTGGCCGCGCAGCTGGGCGCCGAGGTGGAGAAGCGGATCAACAAGGATGTCCGGGTGACCGTGCTCGGCCATGTCCAGAGGGGTGGGACACCGACGGCCTACGACCGGGTATTGGCCACCCGCTTCGGTGTCAACGCCGCCGACGCCGCACACGCGGGCGAATACGGCCAGATGGTATCCCTGCGCGGGCAGGACATCGGCCGTGTCGCCCTGGCTGACGCCGTTCGCCAGCTCAAGTTGGTACCACAAAGCCGCTACGACGACGCCGCGGCTTTCTTCGGCTGA
- the gatA gene encoding Asp-tRNA(Asn)/Glu-tRNA(Gln) amidotransferase subunit GatA, with the protein MSELIRSDAATLAARVAAKELSSTELTQACLDQIAATDDRYHAFLHVGADQALSAAGAVDQALAAGETLPSPLAGVPLALKDVFTTIDMPTTCGSKILQDWRSPYDATVTARLRAAGIPILGKTNMDEFAMGSSTENSAYGPTRNPWNVDRVPGGSGGGSAAALAAFQAPLAIGSDTGGSIRQPAALTATVGVKPTYGTVSRYGLVACASSLDQGGPCARTVLDTALLHQVIAGHDPRDSTSVDAEVPDVVAAARAGASGDLRGVRIGVVKQLRGEGYQPGVLASFQAAVEQLTALGAEVSEVDCPHFDHALAAYYLILPSEVSSNLARFDAMRYGLRVGDDGSHSAEEVMAMTRAAGFGPEVKRRIMIGTYALSAGYYDAYYNQAQKVRTLIARDLDEAYRSVDVLVSPATPTTAFPLGEKVDDPLAMYLFDLCTLPLNLAGHCGMSVPSGLSPDDGLPVGLQIMAPALADDRLYRVGAAYEAARGPLPSPI; encoded by the coding sequence GTGAGCGAACTCATCCGCTCCGACGCCGCCACGCTGGCCGCCCGAGTCGCCGCCAAGGAGCTGTCGTCCACCGAGCTCACCCAGGCCTGCCTGGACCAGATCGCAGCAACCGACGACCGCTACCACGCCTTCCTGCATGTCGGCGCCGACCAGGCTTTGAGCGCCGCGGGCGCCGTTGACCAGGCGTTGGCCGCCGGCGAGACGTTGCCGTCGCCGTTGGCCGGCGTGCCGCTGGCGCTCAAGGACGTCTTCACCACGATTGACATGCCCACCACCTGCGGCTCGAAGATTCTGCAGGACTGGCGATCCCCCTACGACGCCACGGTGACCGCGCGGTTGCGTGCGGCCGGCATCCCGATCCTCGGCAAGACCAACATGGACGAGTTCGCGATGGGCTCCTCGACCGAGAACTCCGCCTACGGCCCGACCCGCAACCCGTGGAACGTCGACCGGGTACCCGGGGGCTCCGGCGGGGGCAGCGCGGCGGCGCTGGCCGCATTCCAGGCGCCGCTGGCCATCGGGTCCGACACCGGGGGTTCGATCCGGCAGCCGGCCGCGCTCACGGCGACCGTCGGCGTCAAACCGACCTACGGGACGGTGTCGCGCTACGGGCTGGTGGCCTGCGCGTCGTCGCTGGATCAGGGCGGCCCCTGTGCGCGCACGGTGCTGGATACCGCGCTGCTGCACCAGGTGATCGCCGGGCACGACCCCCGCGACTCCACCTCCGTCGACGCCGAGGTACCCGACGTCGTGGCCGCCGCCAGGGCCGGCGCGTCCGGTGACCTGCGCGGGGTGCGCATCGGGGTGGTCAAGCAGTTACGCGGTGAGGGCTATCAGCCTGGTGTGCTGGCGTCGTTTCAGGCGGCGGTCGAGCAGTTGACCGCGCTGGGCGCCGAGGTCAGCGAGGTCGACTGCCCGCACTTCGACCACGCGCTGGCCGCCTACTACCTCATCCTGCCGTCGGAGGTGTCGAGCAACCTGGCCCGCTTCGACGCGATGCGCTACGGGCTGCGGGTCGGCGACGACGGCAGCCACAGCGCCGAAGAGGTGATGGCCATGACCCGCGCGGCCGGGTTCGGCCCGGAGGTCAAGCGCCGCATCATGATTGGCACCTACGCCCTGTCGGCGGGCTACTACGACGCCTACTACAACCAGGCCCAGAAGGTGCGCACGCTGATCGCCCGCGATCTCGACGAGGCCTATCGATCGGTCGACGTGCTGGTCTCGCCTGCGACTCCCACCACCGCGTTCCCGCTGGGGGAGAAGGTCGACGACCCGCTGGCGATGTACCTGTTCGACCTGTGCACATTGCCGCTGAATTTGGCGGGCCACTGCGGCATGTCGGTGCCCTCGGGGCTGTCCCCCGACGACGGGCTGCCGGTCGGGCTGCAGATCATGGCGCCCGCCTTGGCCGACGACCGGCTTTACCGGGTAGGAGCCGCCTACGAGGCAGCCCGCGGCCCGCTGCCCTCGCCGATTTAG
- a CDS encoding methionine synthase, which translates to MSDFAPPFARATGIGSWPGTAARPAAEVVVGELADALAHLVELPARGVGADMLGRAGALLLDLAVDTVPRGYRIVARPGTVTRRAVSLLNEDMDALEEAWETAGLRGSGQVVKVQAPGPITLSAGLELANGHRAITDPGAVRDLAASLAEGVAAHRATLARRLDTPVVVQFDEPSLPAALGGRLTGVTALTPVAPLDEAVAGALLDTCAEAAGADVMVHSCAPELPWELLRRSAIGAVSVDAGTLCAADLDGVAAFVETGRTVVLGVVPAVAPLRRPAAEEVAGQVVAVTDRLGFSRSALRDRVGVSPACGLAGATPQWARTAIGLARKAAEAFAEDPDAI; encoded by the coding sequence GTGAGTGATTTCGCGCCGCCGTTCGCACGGGCCACCGGCATCGGATCCTGGCCCGGCACCGCGGCGCGGCCCGCCGCCGAGGTGGTCGTCGGTGAGCTGGCCGATGCGTTGGCGCATCTCGTCGAGTTGCCCGCCCGGGGAGTGGGCGCCGACATGCTCGGCCGGGCCGGCGCCCTGCTGCTCGATCTGGCCGTCGACACCGTGCCGCGCGGCTACCGCATTGTCGCCCGGCCCGGCACGGTGACCCGCCGCGCCGTCAGCCTGCTCAACGAGGACATGGACGCCCTGGAAGAAGCGTGGGAGACCGCCGGGTTGCGGGGGAGCGGGCAGGTGGTCAAGGTTCAGGCCCCGGGACCGATCACGCTGAGCGCGGGACTGGAGCTGGCCAACGGCCACCGGGCGATCACCGACCCGGGCGCGGTGCGTGACCTGGCGGCCTCGCTGGCCGAGGGCGTCGCCGCGCACCGGGCGACGCTGGCCCGCCGGCTGGACACGCCGGTGGTGGTTCAGTTCGACGAGCCGTCGTTGCCGGCGGCCCTGGGCGGACGGCTGACCGGTGTGACCGCGCTGACCCCGGTGGCCCCGCTGGACGAGGCGGTGGCCGGCGCACTGCTGGACACCTGCGCCGAGGCGGCCGGCGCGGACGTCATGGTGCACAGCTGCGCGCCGGAGCTACCGTGGGAACTGTTGCGGCGCAGCGCTATTGGTGCGGTGTCGGTGGATGCGGGCACCTTGTGCGCGGCGGACCTGGACGGTGTCGCGGCCTTCGTCGAGACGGGGCGCACCGTGGTGCTGGGCGTGGTCCCCGCCGTCGCGCCCTTGAGGCGGCCGGCTGCCGAGGAGGTGGCGGGGCAGGTGGTCGCGGTGACCGATCGGCTCGGCTTTTCTCGCTCGGCGCTGCGGGATCGCGTCGGGGTTTCTCCGGCATGCGGTCTGGCGGGGGCGACGCCGCAATGGGCTCGCACCGCCATCGGGCTGGCCCGTAAGGCCGCCGAGGCGTTCGCTGAGGACCCGGACGCCATTTGA
- the gatC gene encoding Asp-tRNA(Asn)/Glu-tRNA(Gln) amidotransferase subunit GatC, with translation MSQISRDEVAHLARLARLALTESELDHFAGQLDAILAHVSQIQAVDVTGVQATDNPLKDVNVTRPDEIAPCLTQEQALAAAPEAVDGRFAVPQILGDAE, from the coding sequence GTGTCTCAGATCTCCCGCGACGAGGTGGCCCATCTGGCCCGGCTGGCCCGTCTGGCGCTGACCGAGTCGGAACTCGACCACTTCGCCGGTCAACTCGACGCCATCTTGGCGCACGTCAGCCAGATCCAGGCGGTCGACGTCACCGGCGTGCAAGCCACCGACAACCCGCTCAAGGACGTCAACGTCACGCGCCCCGACGAGATCGCGCCGTGCCTGACCCAGGAGCAGGCGCTGGCCGCGGCGCCGGAGGCCGTCGACGGCCGCTTCGCCGTCCCGCAGATCCTGGGGGACGCCGAGTGA
- a CDS encoding amino acid-binding protein codes for MPSYLLRIELEDRPGSLGSLAVALGSVGADILSLDVVERSAGYAIDDLVVEMPPGAMPDRLITAAESLNGVRVDSLRPHTGLLEAHRELELLDHVAAARDNSSRLQVLVNEAPRVLRVSWCTVLHSSEGALHRLAGSPGAPETRADSAPWLPIERAAPLDGGADWVPRAWRDMDTTMVAAPLGDPHMAVVLGRPGPEFRPSEVARLGYLAGIVATMLR; via the coding sequence GTGCCGTCGTATCTGTTGCGCATCGAGCTGGAGGACCGTCCGGGCAGCCTGGGGTCGCTGGCTGTTGCGCTCGGGTCGGTGGGCGCCGACATCCTGTCGCTGGACGTCGTCGAGCGCAGCGCCGGGTACGCGATCGACGACCTGGTGGTCGAGATGCCGCCGGGCGCGATGCCGGATCGGCTGATAACCGCCGCCGAGTCGTTGAACGGCGTCCGGGTGGACAGCCTGCGCCCCCACACCGGGTTGCTGGAAGCGCACCGCGAGCTGGAGCTTCTCGACCACGTCGCCGCGGCCCGCGACAATTCGTCCAGACTGCAGGTGCTCGTCAACGAGGCGCCCAGGGTGCTGCGAGTGAGCTGGTGCACCGTGTTGCACAGCTCGGAGGGCGCCTTACACCGGCTCGCGGGCAGCCCGGGCGCCCCGGAAACCCGCGCCGATTCGGCCCCCTGGCTGCCGATCGAACGCGCCGCGCCGCTCGACGGCGGCGCCGACTGGGTGCCCCGGGCCTGGCGTGACATGGACACCACGATGGTGGCGGCACCATTGGGCGATCCGCATATGGCGGTGGTGCTGGGGCGGCCCGGCCCGGAATTCCGGCCCTCTGAGGTGGCCCGCCTGGGCTATCTCGCCGGAATCGTGGCCACCATGCTGCGCTGA
- a CDS encoding MinD/ParA family ATP-binding protein yields the protein MALDVLDQQHADDTGRFSWRDLIWRISRRDFGPGKGPAYERALRERVRAPLGSAFPIAVLNLKGGVGKTAVVEALGSTFAQVRNDRVVAVDIDGGDLSDRHGRRSRLNMVDLLMDDSVTRYPDVRAHTYMNSCGLEVLGLPEYAKSNWRVERSDVVKVFSILRKHYSVVLVDCVKALESSAMEAVLPESRALVVVTSTSIDAIRKTRITLEWLRNNGYHKLLATAVLALNHTEPGRPSILAGKELEPLSAGVAATVVLPFDRHIHAGKEIGLDRLGKESRRAYLELAATLADMFPKRV from the coding sequence ATGGCGCTTGACGTTCTTGACCAGCAGCACGCCGACGATACCGGCCGTTTCAGCTGGCGAGATCTGATCTGGCGCATCAGCCGCAGAGACTTCGGCCCCGGCAAAGGCCCGGCTTACGAACGTGCGCTGCGTGAGCGCGTCCGCGCACCGCTCGGCAGCGCGTTTCCCATCGCCGTGCTCAACCTCAAAGGCGGGGTCGGCAAGACCGCGGTGGTCGAGGCGCTCGGCTCGACTTTTGCGCAGGTGCGCAACGACCGGGTGGTCGCCGTCGACATCGACGGCGGCGATTTGTCCGATCGGCATGGCCGCCGCAGCCGGCTGAATATGGTGGACCTGCTCATGGACGATTCGGTCACAAGATACCCGGACGTGCGGGCCCATACCTATATGAACAGCTGCGGGCTGGAAGTGCTCGGCCTGCCCGAATATGCAAAGAGCAATTGGCGAGTGGAGCGCAGCGACGTCGTCAAAGTGTTTTCCATTCTGCGCAAGCATTACTCGGTGGTACTGGTGGACTGCGTCAAGGCGCTCGAGTCGAGCGCGATGGAAGCGGTGTTGCCGGAATCGCGGGCCCTGGTGGTCGTTACCAGCACCTCGATCGACGCGATACGAAAAACCAGGATCACGCTGGAATGGTTGCGTAACAACGGGTATCACAAGCTGCTCGCGACGGCGGTGTTAGCACTCAACCACACCGAACCGGGCAGGCCGAGCATCTTGGCCGGTAAGGAACTCGAGCCGTTGTCGGCCGGCGTGGCCGCCACGGTGGTCCTGCCGTTCGATCGGCACATCCATGCGGGCAAAGAAATAGGTCTGGACCGGTTGGGCAAGGAAAGCCGGCGCGCGTACCTGGAGCTGGCGGCCACGTTGGCGGACATGTTCCCAAAGCGGGTGTAG
- a CDS encoding LLM class flavin-dependent oxidoreductase gives MTRRAGGHRRKRFYRGAPLSPDQRPGITAARTLMNSSAISVGLQIGTQPPLSSARALLLAARAARLESVMLIDHFQSAVPRAIWNKDLSWLAAQDQSPHEFFDYQVLLGYLASRAGRLRLGVGVTEAIRRHPVLIAQAMLTLSHLTRRAPILGIGAGERMNIDPYGLDFSEPVTRLEEALQVIRLCLSTRGPITFSGKHFQLDRATMDLDAPRGRVPQIWVGGHGPRMLRLTGRYGDGWYPVTVVSPQEYAAKLAVVQAAAAEAGRDAGSITPALHRFAVIGATEREARAMLDTKAIRLLGLVAPAEVWRQAGAVHPLGAHFDAFVNFVPDRHNRRAIEAAIAAVPDAVMTEGPLLWGSPRQVAAKLRAFGDAGMRHVVLAPVSGLVSQRAARYGLWATLRIARLLNGRRGRPEPPR, from the coding sequence GTGACACGCCGTGCCGGCGGTCATCGTCGCAAGCGTTTCTACCGGGGCGCGCCGTTGTCCCCTGACCAGCGCCCCGGGATCACCGCGGCGAGAACACTCATGAACAGCTCGGCGATCTCGGTAGGCCTGCAGATCGGGACGCAGCCGCCGTTGAGCAGCGCTCGGGCGTTGTTACTTGCGGCCCGGGCGGCGCGGCTGGAGTCGGTGATGCTCATCGACCACTTCCAGAGCGCTGTGCCGCGCGCCATCTGGAACAAAGACCTCAGCTGGCTTGCGGCGCAAGATCAAAGCCCACACGAGTTTTTCGACTACCAGGTTCTGCTGGGCTATCTCGCGTCGCGGGCCGGGCGACTGCGCTTGGGCGTCGGCGTGACCGAGGCGATTCGGCGTCACCCCGTCCTCATCGCCCAGGCCATGCTGACGCTGTCTCATCTCACCCGGCGCGCGCCCATCCTGGGCATCGGCGCGGGCGAGCGCATGAATATCGACCCGTACGGACTCGACTTCTCCGAGCCGGTCACCCGGCTGGAGGAGGCGCTGCAGGTGATCCGCCTGTGCCTATCGACGCGGGGGCCAATCACGTTCTCCGGCAAGCATTTTCAGCTTGACCGGGCGACAATGGACCTCGATGCCCCGCGCGGCCGGGTACCGCAGATCTGGGTCGGCGGGCACGGTCCGCGGATGCTGCGGCTCACGGGACGCTACGGCGACGGGTGGTATCCCGTCACGGTGGTCTCGCCGCAGGAGTATGCGGCCAAGCTGGCGGTGGTGCAGGCGGCGGCCGCCGAGGCCGGGCGAGACGCCGGCTCGATCACCCCGGCGCTGCATCGCTTCGCGGTGATCGGCGCGACCGAGCGGGAGGCGCGGGCCATGCTCGACACCAAAGCCATCCGGTTGCTTGGGCTCGTTGCGCCCGCCGAAGTGTGGCGGCAAGCCGGTGCCGTGCACCCTCTCGGGGCGCACTTCGACGCGTTCGTCAACTTCGTGCCCGACCGCCACAATCGCCGGGCGATCGAGGCCGCCATTGCCGCCGTGCCGGATGCCGTGATGACCGAGGGGCCATTGCTGTGGGGATCTCCGCGGCAGGTGGCGGCCAAGCTGCGGGCCTTCGGCGACGCGGGGATGCGCCACGTGGTCCTCGCACCCGTGTCCGGTCTGGTGTCCCAGCGTGCGGCCCGCTACGGGTTGTGGGCCACCCTGCGGATCGCCCGGCTGCTTAACGGTCGGCGAGGCCGCCCGGAGCCTCCCCGGTGA